Proteins from a single region of Ananas comosus cultivar F153 linkage group 3, ASM154086v1, whole genome shotgun sequence:
- the LOC109707182 gene encoding MLO-like protein 9 isoform X1: MAGGGGASTGRELSETPTWAVAVVCAVIIVVSILLEKGLDHLGELFTKKRKKALSGALEKIKTELMILGFISLLLTFVTKYILLICIPESAADTMLPCRLRKKGDSGGERRRLLWEAAISNSNRRILATDTIKACPAGKVPLVSSHGLHQLHIFIFFLAVFHVAYSAITMALGRAKIRNWKEWEKETSSLTYEFSADPSRFRLTHETTFVRQHASFWSRPQILLYTVSFFRQFFRSVGKSDYLTLRHGFITVHLAPGSKFDFQKYVKRSLEDDFKVVVGVSPVLWASAVIILLLNLHGWDELLWASTMPLVVILAVGTKLQAIIAGMAIEIQERHAVVQGIPLVQLSDKHFWFGRPRLVLFLIHFTLFQNAFQITSFVWMWYVFGLHSCFYENRSLLTARLCLGVAVQFVCSYVTLPLYALVSQMGSQMKRSIFDEQTSKALKKWHEAVRKKKTNRVSLHPTLASRDTNPGTSTNTTTLYRFKTVGHTGRIRESFSDTDNSDQEADVPSTSPPATENLTSSNMQESQQERRIDVDDFSFSKHSAAQNRQDP; this comes from the exons ATGGCGGGGGGTGGCGGTGCGAGCACGGGGCGGGAGCTGAGCGAGACGCCGACGTGGGCGGTGGCGGTGGTGTGCGCGGTTATCATCGTCGTCTCCATCTTGCTCGAGAAGGGACTTGACCACCTCGGAGAG TTATTTACCAAGAAACGCAAGAAGGCTCTCTCCGGAGCTCTCGAGAAGATTAAAACTG AGTTGATGATTCTCGGCTTCATCTCTTTACTGCTGACTTTCGTAACGAAGTACATTCTTCTAATCTGCATACCAGAGAGCGCGGCAGATACCATGTTACCGTGCCGCCTCAGAAAAAAAGGTGACAGCGGAGGGGAACGGCGAAGACTTTTATGGGAAGCTgcaatttcaaattcgaatcgtAGGATCTTAGCTACAGATACGATAAAAGCGTGTCCTGCT GGGAAGGTTCCACTTGTCTCTTCACATGGACTACATCAGCTtcacattttcattttcttcttggCCGTTTTTCATGTAGCATATAGTGCTATTACAATGGCTCTCGGAAGAGCAAAG ATTCGCAACTGGAAGGAGTGGGAGAAGGAGACTTCATCCCTTACTTACGAATTCTCTGCTG ATCCTTCACGATTCAGGCTCACTCACGAGACAACTTTCGTGAGACAGCACGCAAGTTTTTGGAGCAGGCCACAAATTTTGCTTTATACG GTTAGTTTCTTCCGGCAATTTTTTAGGTCTGTTGGCAAATCAGATTACTTGACGCTGCGCCATGGATTCATCACT GTTCATTTAGCTCCTGGAAGTAAGTTTGATTTCCAAAAGTACGTAAAACGGTCTTTGGAGGATGACTTTAAGGTAGTTGTCGGCGTCAG TCCTGTTTTATGGGCATCTGCTGTGATCATTTTGCTTCTTAATCTTCATG GTTGGGACGAATTGCTCTGGGCATCGACGATGCCCCTCGTT GTAATCTTGGCAGTTGGAACAAAGCTGCAGGCCATTATTGCAGGGATGGCCATTGAGATCCAAGAGAGGCATGCTGTGGTTCAGGGAATCCCTCTAGTGCAGCTTAGCGACAAACATTTCTGGTTCGGACGTCCTCGCTTAGTTCTGTTCCTCATCCATTTCACTTTGTTCCAG AATGCGTTTCAAATTACTTCTTTTGTTTGGATGTGG TATGTGTTTGGCTTGCACTCTTGCTTCTATGAGAATAGGAGTCTTCTTACCGCAAGATTGTGTCTCGG CGTGGCGGTCCAATTCGTGTGCAGCTATGTTACGCTGCCACTTTATGCTCTTGTGTCTCAG ATGGGATCACAGATGAAGAGGTCCATCTTCGACGAGCAGACGTCGAAGGCCCTCAAGAAATGGCACGAAGCTGTTAGAAAGAAGAAAACCAATAGAGTATCCCTGCATCCTACTTTGGCGAGCCGAGACACGAACCCTGGAACAAGCACAAACACGACCACTCTTTATCGATTCAAAACTGTAGGACACACTGGCAGAATAAGAGAATCCTTCTCAGACACGGATAACTCGGATCAAGAAGCAGACGTGCCGTCGACGTCACCACCAGCAACCGAGAACTTGACTTCGAGTAACATGCAGGAGAGCCAACAAGAGAGGCGTATCGACGTAGACGACTTCTCGTTCTCAAAGCATTCTGCTGCGCAAAACAGGCAAGATCCGTGA
- the LOC109707182 gene encoding MLO-like protein 10 isoform X2: MLPLLLLLLLLLRLFTKKRKKALSGALEKIKTELMILGFISLLLTFVTKYILLICIPESAADTMLPCRLRKKGDSGGERRRLLWEAAISNSNRRILATDTIKACPAGKVPLVSSHGLHQLHIFIFFLAVFHVAYSAITMALGRAKIRNWKEWEKETSSLTYEFSADPSRFRLTHETTFVRQHASFWSRPQILLYTVSFFRQFFRSVGKSDYLTLRHGFITVHLAPGSKFDFQKYVKRSLEDDFKVVVGVSPVLWASAVIILLLNLHGWDELLWASTMPLVVILAVGTKLQAIIAGMAIEIQERHAVVQGIPLVQLSDKHFWFGRPRLVLFLIHFTLFQNAFQITSFVWMWYVFGLHSCFYENRSLLTARLCLGVAVQFVCSYVTLPLYALVSQMGSQMKRSIFDEQTSKALKKWHEAVRKKKTNRVSLHPTLASRDTNPGTSTNTTTLYRFKTVGHTGRIRESFSDTDNSDQEADVPSTSPPATENLTSSNMQESQQERRIDVDDFSFSKHSAAQNRQDP, from the exons ATGCTACcgctactactactactgctgctgctgcttcgg TTATTTACCAAGAAACGCAAGAAGGCTCTCTCCGGAGCTCTCGAGAAGATTAAAACTG AGTTGATGATTCTCGGCTTCATCTCTTTACTGCTGACTTTCGTAACGAAGTACATTCTTCTAATCTGCATACCAGAGAGCGCGGCAGATACCATGTTACCGTGCCGCCTCAGAAAAAAAGGTGACAGCGGAGGGGAACGGCGAAGACTTTTATGGGAAGCTgcaatttcaaattcgaatcgtAGGATCTTAGCTACAGATACGATAAAAGCGTGTCCTGCT GGGAAGGTTCCACTTGTCTCTTCACATGGACTACATCAGCTtcacattttcattttcttcttggCCGTTTTTCATGTAGCATATAGTGCTATTACAATGGCTCTCGGAAGAGCAAAG ATTCGCAACTGGAAGGAGTGGGAGAAGGAGACTTCATCCCTTACTTACGAATTCTCTGCTG ATCCTTCACGATTCAGGCTCACTCACGAGACAACTTTCGTGAGACAGCACGCAAGTTTTTGGAGCAGGCCACAAATTTTGCTTTATACG GTTAGTTTCTTCCGGCAATTTTTTAGGTCTGTTGGCAAATCAGATTACTTGACGCTGCGCCATGGATTCATCACT GTTCATTTAGCTCCTGGAAGTAAGTTTGATTTCCAAAAGTACGTAAAACGGTCTTTGGAGGATGACTTTAAGGTAGTTGTCGGCGTCAG TCCTGTTTTATGGGCATCTGCTGTGATCATTTTGCTTCTTAATCTTCATG GTTGGGACGAATTGCTCTGGGCATCGACGATGCCCCTCGTT GTAATCTTGGCAGTTGGAACAAAGCTGCAGGCCATTATTGCAGGGATGGCCATTGAGATCCAAGAGAGGCATGCTGTGGTTCAGGGAATCCCTCTAGTGCAGCTTAGCGACAAACATTTCTGGTTCGGACGTCCTCGCTTAGTTCTGTTCCTCATCCATTTCACTTTGTTCCAG AATGCGTTTCAAATTACTTCTTTTGTTTGGATGTGG TATGTGTTTGGCTTGCACTCTTGCTTCTATGAGAATAGGAGTCTTCTTACCGCAAGATTGTGTCTCGG CGTGGCGGTCCAATTCGTGTGCAGCTATGTTACGCTGCCACTTTATGCTCTTGTGTCTCAG ATGGGATCACAGATGAAGAGGTCCATCTTCGACGAGCAGACGTCGAAGGCCCTCAAGAAATGGCACGAAGCTGTTAGAAAGAAGAAAACCAATAGAGTATCCCTGCATCCTACTTTGGCGAGCCGAGACACGAACCCTGGAACAAGCACAAACACGACCACTCTTTATCGATTCAAAACTGTAGGACACACTGGCAGAATAAGAGAATCCTTCTCAGACACGGATAACTCGGATCAAGAAGCAGACGTGCCGTCGACGTCACCACCAGCAACCGAGAACTTGACTTCGAGTAACATGCAGGAGAGCCAACAAGAGAGGCGTATCGACGTAGACGACTTCTCGTTCTCAAAGCATTCTGCTGCGCAAAACAGGCAAGATCCGTGA
- the LOC109708234 gene encoding protein S-acyltransferase 21, which yields MARRHGWQLPAHTFQIVAITVFFLLCIAFYAFFAPFLGKDLYEYVAMAVYSFLALSVLVLYVRCTAIDPADPGILIGPDEALPHKSQGDGETLEEHSKLGSKIEENTRKHTTCSDVGCFFCAIFVKDDCRRNKDVNQQEENGEDEALFCTLCNAEVRKFSKHCRSCDKCVDEFDHHCRWLNNCVGRKNYVTFLCLMAMSLAWLAVECGVGIAVLVRCFTDRRATEEEIVARLGDGFSRAPFATIVVLCTALSLLASVPLGELFFFHMILIRKGITTYEYVVAMRTQSEPPGPSVNEDQQSLPSSPMSSAPTAISGSSLGLQYRGAWCTPPRIFMDQLDEIIPHLDPGRVPSTVDPDARDPSEKGKRQPKKPIRISAWKLAKLDSNEAMKAAAKARASSSVLKPISSRAHYDTDRFSSGNVSSRSSAVSADIGLRRGNRGGTNTIRSSPLKSSYPPSRASREDIDTYPQTPSSLSSPRTNSVNLTPKAEPNPSNTKLFNPIYQLSANRSPLSMKSNEGNETVTTKVPEDGGTSKSNIITAGRSRSSVYWDQEAGRFVSSLSEPGSSSSHMHHAELLYTGQSIFFGGPLINEPATRSFRSVGGGSSNSNQRQERGRGPHQLPVFVPSSDSQKDRFSRLP from the exons ATGGCGAGGCGCCACGGGTGGCAGCTCCCCGCCCACACTTTCCAG ATAGTGGCTATAACAGTGTTCTTCTTGCTATGTATTGCGTTCTATGCCTTTTTTGCACCATTTCTTGGGAAGGACTTGTATGAATACGTCGCCATGGCTGTTTATAGTTTTCTG gcTTTGTCTGTACTAGTGCTTTATGTTAGATGCACTGCTATTGATCCTGCTGATCCTGGAATTCTGATTGGTCCTGATGAGGCATTGCCTCATAAATCACAAG GGGATGGAGAAACTCTCGAGGAACACAGTAAGTTAGGGTCAAAGATTGAGGAGAATACTAGGAAGCATACAACCTGCTCGGACGTTGGATGTTTCTTTTGTGCCATTTTTGTTAAAGATGATTGCCGCAGGAACAAGGATGTTAACCAGCAAGAAGAGAACGGAGAGGATGAGGCATTATTTTGCACCCTGTGCAATGCTGAG GTGAGAAAATTTAGCAAACATTGTCGAAGTTGTGACAAGTGTGTAGATGAATTTGATCATCACTGTCGG TGGCTAAACAATTGTGTTGGAAGGAAGAATTACGTCACCTTTTTGTGCCTTATGGCCATGAGCCTTGCTTGG CTTGCCGTTGAATGCGGAGTTGGTATTGCTGTTCTTGTACGGTGCTTCACTGACAGAAGGGCAACTGAAGAAGAGATAGTTGCAAGGCTAGGAGATGGCTTTTCCAGAGCACCCTTCGCTACAATAGTG GTCCTGTGTACAGCTCTCTCTTTGCTGGCTTCTGTGCCTTTGGGAGAACTCTTCTTTTTCCATATGATATTGATTCGAAAG ggCATTACAACATATGAATATGTAGTTGCAATGAGGACGCAAAGTGAACCTCCTGGGCCATCTGTGAATGAGGATCAGCAAAGCCTCCCCTCTTCTCCAATGAGTTCCGCTCCAACTGCCATTAGCGGAAGCTCGCTGGGCTTGCAGTACAGAGGCGCATGGTGCACTCCTCCACGAATCTTTATGGACCAGCTG GATGAGATCATCCCGCATTTAGATCCAGGCCGGGTTCCATCAACAGTTGATCCAGATGCTAGGGACCCATCTGAAAAGGGGAAACGACAACCGAAAAAACCAATTCGTATCAGTGCTTGGAAACTCGCAAAGCTTGATTCAAATGAAGCTATGAAAGCCGCTGCAAAAGCTCGAGCTTCTTCATCGGTGCTGAAACCAATCAGTTCCCGAGCCCACTACGATACAGATCGGTTCTCAAGTGGAAATGTTAGCAGCAGAAGCAGTGCTGTAAGTGCTGATATTGGGCTCCGCAGAGGCAATAGAGGAGGTACTAATACTATTAGGTCTTCCCCACTGAAGTCTTCTTACCCACCCAGTAGAGCAAGCAGAGAAGATATCGATACATACCCTCAAACACCGAGCAGCCTAAGCAGCCCTCGAACAAACTCGGTAAACCTCACGCCGAAAGCGGAACCAAACCCTTCGAATACAAAGCTTTTCAATCCGATCTACCAATTATCGGCAAATAGATCTCCGTTGTCCATGAAATCCAATGAAGGGAATGAGACTGTAACCACGAAAGTTCCAGAGGACGGCGGCACAAGCAAAAGCAACATAATTACTGCTGGAAGGTCCAGGTCGTCGGTCTACTGGGATCAAGAAGCGGGCCGGTTTGTGTCCTCTCTCAGTGAACCAGGATCGTCGTCGTCTCATATGCACCATGCCGAGCTTTTGTATACTGGGCAATCTATATTTTTCGGGGGACCTCTTATCAATGAGCCCGCGACAAGGAGCTTCAGAAGCGTCGGTGGCGGCAGTTCGAATTCGAATCAGCGGCAGGAGAGGGGTAGGGGGCCTCACCAGCTTCCTGTGTTTGTTCCCAGTAGTGATTCTCAGAAAGATCGGTTCTCTCGATTgccgtga
- the LOC109707445 gene encoding uncharacterized protein LOC109707445, with amino-acid sequence MAVVANSIVTTGDLRLSSLHRDLLKPTRKHLTLLSASNLSVSPAHPLGTNVAISRSQKVVCAGYREGGGPSSASVFVGGFVLGGLIVGTLGCVYAPQISKALAGADRKDLMRKLPKFLYDEEKALEKTRKILTEKIAQLNEAIDDVSSQLRAGDGPNGVAVASDEVEAAL; translated from the exons ATGGCCGTTGTAGCGAACTCCATCGTCACCACTGGGGATTTGCGCCTCTCATCTCTTCATC GTGACTTATTGAAGCCAACAAGGAAGCATCTCACACTTCTGAGTGCTTCAAACTTGTCAGTCAGTCCCGCTCACCCTTTGGGAACCAATGTCGCAATTTCTAGGAGCCAAAAAGTTGTTTGCGCTGGCTATAG GGAAGGTGGCGGACCAAGTAGCGCAAGCGTTTTTGTTGGCGGCTTTGTTCTGGGAGGATTAATAGTTGGAACTCTTGGTTGTGTCTATGCACCTCAG ATTAGCAAAGCATTGGCTGGGGCTGACAGAAAGGATCTGATGAGGAAATTgccaaaatttttatatgacGAGGAAAAGGCTTTGGAG AAAACGAGGAAGATATTGACAGAGAAGATTGCGCAGTTGAATGAGGCCATCGATGATGTTTCTTCCCAGCTCCGAGCAGGTGATGGTCCAAATGGAGTTGCTGTGGCATCTGATGAGGTCGAAGCTGCACTGTAG
- the LOC109707444 gene encoding protein PIN-LIKES 7-like isoform X1, with protein sequence MEFWSLFMMASVPVAEIMLVGTLGAFLASGYANILSADARKHISKILFAVFGPALVFASLAKTVTLEEIISWWFMPVNIGITFLIGGILGWIVVKILRPEKYLEKIIIASCSAGNLGNLPLIIIPAICNEEGNPFGEPSTCNSNGLSYVSFSMALGGIFIWTHTYDLMHKSAQLYDKIQNESRLSKTIDEKSEESGNAHFNIRETEASCSDQDALLSPSSKPVQKDAEQPMIVPFLSRRKMRSCMSNNWERFKEITGGTIHQIAEELLTPPMIAAIFGFFVGTIPQLKFLIIGDDAPLRVLQSSITLLGDATLPCVTLLLGANLTRGIRKSVLKPLAILAIITVRYVILPLFGIGIITTAAKLGFLPKSPLYHYVLLIQFALPPAMSIGTMAELFDVGQEECSVIFLWTYLTAALAFTIWSTIFMWILT encoded by the exons ATGGAGTTTTGGTCTCTGTTCATGATGGCATCAGTGCCGGTGGCCGAGATCATGCTCGTAGGAACACTCGGAGCTTTTCTCGCATCTGGATACGCCAACATTCTCTCGGCTGATGCAAGGAAACACATTAGTAag ATACTGTTTGCAGTTTTTGGCCCAGCTCTCGTCTTTGCGAGTCTCGCAAAGACAGTTACTCTGGAAGAGATAATTTCTTG GTGGTTTATGCCTGTGAACATTGGGATAACGTTCTTGATTGGGGGGATTCTAGGGTGGATAGTAGTGAAGATCTTAAGACCAGAAAAATATCTTGAGAAGATTATCATTGCTAGTTGCTCAGCTG GTAACTTGGGCAATTTGCCTCTGATTATTATCCCAGCAATCTGCAATGAGGAGGGAAATCCATTTGGAGAGCCCAGCACATGTAATTCCAACGGACTTTCTTATGTGTCTTTTTCTATGGCG CTTGGTGGTATCTTCATATGGACACACACGTATGATCTTATGCACAAATCAGCTCAACTATATGACAAAATCCAAAATGAAAGTAGACTATCGAAGACAATTGACGAGAAATCGGAGGAAAGTGGAAATGCACACTTCAACATCCGAGAAACAGAAGCTAGCTGTAGTGATCAGGATGCTTTACTTTCACCTTCATCTAAACCTGTTCAAAAAGATGCAGAACAACCAATG ATTGTACCATTTTTATCCCGTAGAAAGATGAGAAGCTGCATGTCCAACAACTGGGAAAGATTCAAAGAAATTACTGGCGGAACTATCCATCAGATTGCGGAAGAGTTACTAACACCACCTATGATTGCAGCG ATATTCGGTTTCTTTGTTGGTACCATTCCTCAGCTAAAATTTCTCATAATTGGAGACGATGCCCCACTTAGAGTACTACAAAGTTCGATTACATTACTAGG AGATGCCACACTACCTTGTGTTACTCTTCTGTTAGGAGCAAACCTAACCCGAG GAATTCGCAAGTCAGTGTTAAAACCTTTGGCAATTTTGGCAATCATCACTGTGCGTTACGTGATCCTTCCACTCTTTGGCATTGGTATCATAACAACAGCTGCTAAACTTGGGTTTCTCCCAAAATCTCCACTATATCACTATGTACTACTGATACAATTCGCCCTACCACCAGCCATGAGTATTG GTACAATGGCTGAATTGTTCGATGTTGGTCAAGAAGAGTGCTCCGTCATCTTTCTTTGGACCTACTTGACTGCCGCACTTGCATTTACTATTTGGTCAACGATCTTCATGTGGATCTTAACCTAA
- the LOC109707444 gene encoding protein PIN-LIKES 5-like isoform X2: MQGNTLILFAVFGPALVFASLAKTVTLEEIISWWFMPVNIGITFLIGGILGWIVVKILRPEKYLEKIIIASCSAGNLGNLPLIIIPAICNEEGNPFGEPSTCNSNGLSYVSFSMALGGIFIWTHTYDLMHKSAQLYDKIQNESRLSKTIDEKSEESGNAHFNIRETEASCSDQDALLSPSSKPVQKDAEQPMIVPFLSRRKMRSCMSNNWERFKEITGGTIHQIAEELLTPPMIAAIFGFFVGTIPQLKFLIIGDDAPLRVLQSSITLLGDATLPCVTLLLGANLTRGIRKSVLKPLAILAIITVRYVILPLFGIGIITTAAKLGFLPKSPLYHYVLLIQFALPPAMSIGTMAELFDVGQEECSVIFLWTYLTAALAFTIWSTIFMWILT, translated from the exons ATGCAAGGAAACACATTA ATACTGTTTGCAGTTTTTGGCCCAGCTCTCGTCTTTGCGAGTCTCGCAAAGACAGTTACTCTGGAAGAGATAATTTCTTG GTGGTTTATGCCTGTGAACATTGGGATAACGTTCTTGATTGGGGGGATTCTAGGGTGGATAGTAGTGAAGATCTTAAGACCAGAAAAATATCTTGAGAAGATTATCATTGCTAGTTGCTCAGCTG GTAACTTGGGCAATTTGCCTCTGATTATTATCCCAGCAATCTGCAATGAGGAGGGAAATCCATTTGGAGAGCCCAGCACATGTAATTCCAACGGACTTTCTTATGTGTCTTTTTCTATGGCG CTTGGTGGTATCTTCATATGGACACACACGTATGATCTTATGCACAAATCAGCTCAACTATATGACAAAATCCAAAATGAAAGTAGACTATCGAAGACAATTGACGAGAAATCGGAGGAAAGTGGAAATGCACACTTCAACATCCGAGAAACAGAAGCTAGCTGTAGTGATCAGGATGCTTTACTTTCACCTTCATCTAAACCTGTTCAAAAAGATGCAGAACAACCAATG ATTGTACCATTTTTATCCCGTAGAAAGATGAGAAGCTGCATGTCCAACAACTGGGAAAGATTCAAAGAAATTACTGGCGGAACTATCCATCAGATTGCGGAAGAGTTACTAACACCACCTATGATTGCAGCG ATATTCGGTTTCTTTGTTGGTACCATTCCTCAGCTAAAATTTCTCATAATTGGAGACGATGCCCCACTTAGAGTACTACAAAGTTCGATTACATTACTAGG AGATGCCACACTACCTTGTGTTACTCTTCTGTTAGGAGCAAACCTAACCCGAG GAATTCGCAAGTCAGTGTTAAAACCTTTGGCAATTTTGGCAATCATCACTGTGCGTTACGTGATCCTTCCACTCTTTGGCATTGGTATCATAACAACAGCTGCTAAACTTGGGTTTCTCCCAAAATCTCCACTATATCACTATGTACTACTGATACAATTCGCCCTACCACCAGCCATGAGTATTG GTACAATGGCTGAATTGTTCGATGTTGGTCAAGAAGAGTGCTCCGTCATCTTTCTTTGGACCTACTTGACTGCCGCACTTGCATTTACTATTTGGTCAACGATCTTCATGTGGATCTTAACCTAA
- the LOC109707231 gene encoding glyceraldehyde-3-phosphate dehydrogenase B, chloroplastic — protein MASHAALAAARIPSNTSGFHAKAAPGHHSSPFFARRLEVAEFSGLRSSACDTFATNGREASFSDALAAQLASRTTGASPVRGETVAKLKVAINGFGRIGRNFLRCWHGRKNSPLEVVVVNDSSGVKNASHLLKYDSMLGIFKADVKVVDSETISVDGKPIKVVSNRDPLKLPWAEMGIDIVIEGTGVFVDGPGAGKHIQAGAKKVIITAPAKGADIPTYVVGVNEGDYDHEVSNIISNASCTTNCLAPFVKVMDEELGIVKGTMTTTHSYTGDQRLLDASHRDLRRARAAALNIVPTSTGAAKAVSLVLPKLKGKLNGIALRVPTPNVSAVDLVVNVEKKGLTAEDVNAAFRKAAEGPLNGILAVCDVPLVSVDFRCTDVSSTIDSSLTMVMGDDMVKVVAWYDNEWGYSQRVVDLAHLVAAKWPGLPAQDSSDPLEDFCKTNPETVECKVYEA, from the exons ATGGCCAGCCATGCAGCTCTCGCCGCGGCGAGAATCCCCTCGAACACCTCCGGCTTTCACGCGAAAGCCGCCCCCGGCCACCACTCCTCCCCTTTCTTTGCCAGG AGGCTTGAAGTTGCAGAATTCTCGGGGCTGAGGTCGAGCGCGTGCGACACCTTCGCGACGAACGGGAGGGAGGCATCCTTCTCTGATGCCTTGGCTGCGCAATTGGCCTCCAGG ACCACGGGAGCGAGCCCCGTAAGAGGGGAGACAGTCGCGAAGCTCAAGGTGGCGATCAACGGATTCGGGAGGATCGGCAGGAACTTCCTCCGCTGCTGGCACGGCCGGAAGAACTCCCCTCTCGAAGTTGTCGTCGTGAACGACAGCAGTGGTGTTAAGAAT GCATCACACCTTCTCAAGTATGATTCGATGCTCGGGATCTTCAAGGCCGACGTGAAAGTTGTAGACAGCGAAACCATTTCTGTCGACGGCAAGCCTATCAAGGTCGTGTCGAACCGCGACCCTCTTAAGCTGCCGTGGGCAGAGATGGGCATAGATATTGTTATTGAG GGTACTGGTGTGTTTGTCGACGGCCCGGGTGCGGGAAAACACATTCAAGCCGGCGCCAAGAAGGTTATCATTACCGCGCCGGCTAAGGGGGCTGATATTCCAACCTATGTTGTGGGTGTTAATGAAGGTGATTACGACCATGAGGTTTCAAACATAATCAG TAATGCATCTTGCACCACAAACTGTTTGGCTCCTTTTGTGAAGGTTATGGATGAAGAACTTG GGATTGTGAAGGGAACAATGACAACAACTCACTCATACACTGGGGATCAG AGGCTGCTGGACGCGTCGCACCGGGACCTCCGGCGGGCACGGGCGGCGGCACTGAACATCGTGCCGACGAGCACGGGTGCGGCGAAGGCGGTGTCGCTGGTGCTCCCGAAGCTGAAGGGGAAGCTCAACGGGATCGCACTCCGCGTGCCGACCCCGAACGTCTCGGCCGTTGACCTGGTGGTCAATGTGGAGAAGAAGGGCCTCACCGCCGAGGACGTCAATGCGGCATTCCGCAAGGCGGCGGAGGGCCCGCTGAACGGAATTCTAGCCGTGTGCGACGTGCCATTGGTGTCGGTGGACTTCCGGTGCACCGACGTGTCGTCCACCATCGACTCCTCGCTCACCATGGTCATGGGCGACGACATGGTCAAGGTGGTCGCGTGGTACGACAACGAGTGGGGATACAG cCAACGCGTGGTCGATCTGGCGCATCTGGTGGCTGCCAAGTGGCCTGGCTTGCCAGCGCAGGACAGCAGCGATCCCCTAGAAGACTTCTGCAAGACAAACCCGGAGACCGTCGAATGCAAAGTTTACGAAGCATAA